Proteins from a single region of Nitrospinota bacterium:
- a CDS encoding FAD-dependent oxidoreductase, which translates to MMTETADICIVGGGIIGCSLAFELARAGRQVVVLESDHVGSKASGEAAGMLTPLAEADGPGPFLDLGLKGQAMFPEAEAELK; encoded by the coding sequence ATGATGACCGAGACGGCTGATATTTGCATCGTGGGTGGCGGCATCATCGGCTGCAGCCTGGCATTCGAGCTTGCCCGCGCCGGGCGGCAGGTGGTGGTGTTGGAGAGCGACCATGTGGGGAGCAAGGCGAGCGGAGAGGCCGCCGGCATGCTCACCCCGCTCGCCGAGGCGGACGGCCCCGGCCCTTTCCTCGATCTCGGGCTCAAGGGCCAGGCCATGTTTCCCGAGGCCGAAGCGGAGCTCAAGG